TCACTTTAATTAGAGAGCCCAAAGTAAACTCTGCCATAAAAAAATTAATACCAAATTTATAATACTATAATACCCCAAGAAAAAAGACAAAAAATTTTTTAATAAAATAAAAAATATGATAACATAGTAAAAAAAAGGTGTAAAAATGAAGAATAAAAAAAGACAATTTAGTAGTGAATTTAAAGTTAAATTAGTATTTGTTAAAGGTACAATAATTCCCCAGTTAAATTTAAGCCTCTTTTACTTCTTGTAAACTTTTTATTCTGTAACTTTTACCATTTATCTTAAATATATGGGAATGGTGAATAAGCCTATTTATTATAGCAGCTGCTACTACCTCATCTCCAAATATATTATCCTATTCTTAAATGGGTGTT
The window above is part of the Deferrivibrio essentukiensis genome. Proteins encoded here:
- a CDS encoding ATP-binding protein; the protein is MFGDEVVAAAIINRLIHHSHIFKINGKSYRIKSLQEVKEA